The following proteins come from a genomic window of Paucimonas lemoignei:
- the etfA_1 gene encoding electron transfer flavoprotein subunit alpha, translating into MSDIIRRDPRAEWIARNRLHPLHAAMQPAQSSWMGPNGLMRKNVHGVGFIGPNGIKRIDRSGAQQGGAVKRTAAADVQLPLHQVPEPAFYICVAPDMVGGRLSSHDRDLLGLAHQLAGASGAVLAVVFGEHKETTFATAGVDRLLTLEGAEFSGYSPEQRVQGLRAVDNQFNPRHWLLPDSRSGGGELGRRFAASLGERPATRVWQVKDEQCIGRAGAGREDLARPLARLILAAVECAEPVSETRHEALPVELSTSVARSLPRIEDLGAVAVDPGLIPMAEAEFIFSGGNGVKDWDLFHKTAAALGATEGASRVAVDDGFMGRDRQVGASGTWVTARVYVAVGISGAIQHLQGIGACDKVVAINLDPGCDMIKRADLSVIGESAEILKALIVAVEHYRNGAKQDAA; encoded by the coding sequence ATGAGCGACATTATTAGACGTGACCCACGCGCCGAGTGGATTGCGCGCAACCGTCTGCACCCACTGCACGCGGCCATGCAACCGGCGCAGAGCAGCTGGATGGGCCCCAACGGCCTGATGCGCAAAAACGTTCATGGTGTGGGCTTCATCGGTCCTAACGGCATCAAGCGCATTGACCGCAGCGGCGCTCAACAAGGCGGGGCGGTGAAGCGCACAGCCGCAGCCGACGTGCAGTTGCCGCTGCATCAGGTGCCGGAACCGGCGTTTTATATCTGTGTTGCACCCGACATGGTCGGCGGCCGCCTGAGCAGCCACGACCGGGACTTGCTGGGCCTGGCTCATCAGCTCGCCGGTGCCAGTGGCGCCGTGTTGGCCGTGGTATTTGGCGAACATAAGGAAACCACCTTCGCGACCGCGGGCGTTGATCGCCTGCTCACGCTAGAGGGTGCCGAGTTCAGCGGCTATTCACCCGAGCAACGTGTGCAAGGTCTGCGCGCTGTGGATAACCAATTCAACCCACGTCACTGGTTGCTGCCGGACAGCCGCAGCGGTGGCGGCGAGCTGGGCCGACGCTTTGCGGCGAGCCTGGGTGAGCGCCCGGCCACGCGGGTCTGGCAGGTCAAGGATGAGCAGTGCATCGGTCGCGCGGGAGCCGGCCGTGAGGACCTGGCCCGGCCACTGGCGCGCCTGATTCTGGCAGCGGTGGAATGTGCCGAACCAGTCAGCGAAACCCGTCATGAAGCGCTGCCCGTGGAGTTATCCACAAGCGTGGCGCGCAGCTTGCCGCGTATCGAAGATCTGGGCGCAGTGGCGGTGGACCCTGGCTTGATCCCCATGGCCGAAGCCGAGTTCATCTTCTCCGGCGGCAACGGCGTGAAGGATTGGGATCTGTTTCATAAAACCGCTGCAGCGTTGGGCGCTACCGAAGGCGCGTCTCGGGTGGCCGTGGACGATGGCTTCATGGGCCGCGATCGTCAGGTCGGTGCCAGCGGCACCTGGGTCACGGCGCGGGTCTATGTGGCGGTGGGCATCTCCGGCGCCATTCAGCATCTGCAAGGCATCGGTGCCTGCGACAAGGTGGTGGCGATCAACCTGGATCCCGGCTGCGACATGATCAAGCGCGCTGACTTGTCAGTGATTGGTGAGAGCGCGGAAATCCTCAAGGCGCTGATCGTAGCGGTTGAACACTATCGCAATGGAGCGAAGCAAGATGCGGCCTGA
- a CDS encoding membrane protein: protein MPDNCQTPRGHMANLVAKAKSNDPLDAAGMCPLMMQTLQLLPVRYGRVEDLDPSRELSMPYTLESRPLGFRLIRDGFLYVIDSSTGLLHEYKTQDGSVVALLFKGSEVTANRRAAVIETDPALLFSRSATLHVAFSEVQWTAFKCAQVMKVAAEREYFMQRVSFDNVQYGKGVDLFDDRPMAVWLAETSASWADKPGETSTEIPYAWEHAPLYRQTILEEFTSQVTAEHKHDFLFLAVRDDVGVMRDLAQHQDQIVEQIANWAQSQNGVVERDYLLGCYIESLTQITEEDLGKRAKANPGLKALLDDIERLPEPERSRTRQTLREVMSEDSSQHPAPRLEDPDLPAELQARLKALPPSAEPPHMYAGHEVRVHTLQQYYLEQRFVGTSPAFIARHRQTLWGLYRQMDKPTKDALYGAKFGQRGINDLIDRPRMDAFLKQQRAVLQPLNEELEKITQDRINLLIKNRLHRAIWYYDIEDAEQVDHALLTEYACLKDICRSDKAVDSVLAWLKLNPAMSRPMFYAAPLSAQTELAVQFAVFANAGWLLIKDAPTWMERLKQWGAGLVLDTERLSPATQVNLSAAWGALAPALQTGIQQAVQAFLQELDKGQLPEMEALFRRLPNTAGVAILDAARRENVTFQFASAEDLQHLGKTLQAVQQKRDHLRYLTNYAREQKARDPYWHQSTDADWTREQRQKTQQSLSELEQYMAKAMSPVADLPTDSTHLQTASSGKPGLALVFPAQQHREVRSVLESYRKGVVVAPKAGLLGDGAGLLVFVAQVVNLVVVRGETLAQPDKSRNESAYRNAQAATAAAGFGAAQGIADTALSAHAAELAKNLKKAELLGVHVQMGKLHIALGVGSYPAGMIAAAMSLSNSHSNWQDAVRKGNTDAQNGAVMSMLANGGFLVSNSYGALQTGIAFKHVLATARNSPARVAAWAAAGTRLSTVFFRFNVAGIFLTALELCGSWYYNRNNLSRHDRWLLGTPWGQGRDPDLCVSLPLDDYLKDLRWYYQAPRMQIIPSSNNGARQFLLHFPMLSAAELTKPVGSHASASVLNIGGYQVAREQTGRDRTPECWRPLGEALEDRMHIKQLNPLIVEFTDLRSLIKPEVLSYSDVVLSIQLGLITPKGQYEANVYEVRFPVLDESGDFPAVDLDPPGECEYFKIHPDLMPEVKK from the coding sequence ATGCCTGACAACTGCCAGACCCCGCGCGGGCACATGGCCAACCTCGTCGCCAAAGCCAAAAGCAATGACCCCCTCGACGCAGCGGGTATGTGCCCGTTGATGATGCAGACCCTGCAACTGCTGCCGGTGCGCTATGGCCGGGTTGAAGACCTTGATCCGTCCCGTGAGCTGAGCATGCCTTACACGCTGGAGTCCCGGCCGTTGGGGTTTCGTCTGATTCGAGATGGTTTTTTGTACGTCATCGACAGTTCGACGGGTTTGCTGCACGAGTACAAGACGCAGGACGGTTCGGTGGTGGCCCTGCTGTTCAAGGGCAGCGAAGTGACTGCCAATCGTCGCGCTGCCGTTATCGAGACTGATCCGGCGCTGCTGTTTTCCCGCTCGGCCACGCTGCACGTAGCCTTTTCCGAGGTGCAGTGGACGGCGTTCAAATGCGCTCAGGTGATGAAAGTCGCGGCCGAGCGCGAGTATTTCATGCAGCGGGTGAGCTTCGACAACGTCCAGTACGGCAAGGGCGTGGATCTTTTCGACGACCGCCCCATGGCCGTCTGGCTGGCCGAAACCAGCGCCAGCTGGGCGGACAAACCAGGTGAAACCAGCACCGAGATTCCCTACGCCTGGGAACACGCGCCGCTGTACCGGCAAACCATCCTTGAAGAGTTCACCAGCCAGGTCACGGCTGAGCACAAGCATGATTTTCTGTTTCTCGCCGTACGCGATGATGTTGGCGTGATGCGCGACCTGGCCCAGCATCAGGATCAGATCGTGGAGCAGATCGCCAACTGGGCGCAGAGCCAGAACGGTGTGGTCGAGCGCGATTATTTGCTGGGCTGCTATATCGAATCCCTGACCCAGATCACCGAAGAGGACCTGGGTAAACGGGCCAAAGCCAACCCGGGGCTCAAGGCGTTGCTGGACGACATTGAACGCTTGCCAGAGCCGGAACGCAGCCGGACTCGCCAGACGTTGCGGGAGGTGATGAGCGAAGACAGTAGCCAACACCCTGCTCCGCGCCTTGAAGACCCCGATTTACCTGCCGAGCTGCAGGCTCGCCTCAAAGCACTCCCTCCAAGCGCCGAGCCGCCGCATATGTACGCAGGCCATGAAGTTCGGGTGCACACGCTTCAACAGTATTACCTTGAGCAACGCTTCGTTGGCACCAGCCCCGCGTTCATTGCCCGTCATCGTCAGACGCTGTGGGGACTCTATCGCCAGATGGACAAGCCCACCAAGGACGCACTTTACGGCGCCAAATTCGGCCAGCGCGGCATCAACGACCTGATCGATCGCCCGCGCATGGACGCCTTTCTCAAGCAGCAGCGGGCGGTGTTGCAGCCGCTCAACGAAGAACTGGAAAAGATCACTCAGGACCGCATCAACCTGTTGATCAAAAACCGTCTGCACCGGGCGATCTGGTATTACGACATCGAAGACGCCGAGCAAGTCGACCACGCCTTGCTCACCGAATACGCCTGCCTCAAAGACATATGCCGCAGTGACAAGGCCGTCGATTCAGTGCTGGCCTGGCTGAAACTCAACCCCGCCATGTCCCGCCCGATGTTCTACGCCGCGCCCTTGAGCGCGCAAACCGAACTGGCTGTGCAGTTTGCCGTTTTCGCCAACGCAGGCTGGTTGCTGATCAAAGATGCCCCCACGTGGATGGAGCGCCTCAAACAATGGGGCGCGGGTCTGGTGCTCGACACCGAGCGACTGTCGCCCGCGACACAGGTTAACCTCTCGGCCGCGTGGGGCGCCCTGGCTCCCGCGTTGCAGACAGGTATCCAGCAGGCCGTGCAGGCCTTTTTGCAGGAGCTGGACAAAGGCCAGTTACCGGAGATGGAAGCGCTGTTTCGCCGCCTGCCCAATACCGCGGGCGTGGCGATCCTTGATGCGGCGCGGCGCGAGAACGTCACCTTCCAGTTCGCCAGCGCCGAAGACCTGCAACACCTGGGCAAGACCCTCCAGGCCGTGCAGCAGAAACGTGACCACCTGCGCTACCTGACCAACTACGCCCGCGAGCAAAAAGCCCGTGACCCGTACTGGCACCAGAGCACCGACGCCGACTGGACCAGGGAGCAACGCCAGAAGACTCAGCAGTCCTTGAGCGAACTGGAACAATACATGGCCAAGGCCATGAGCCCGGTGGCCGATCTGCCAACCGACTCAACCCACCTGCAAACCGCGTCCTCCGGCAAACCGGGGTTGGCGCTGGTGTTTCCGGCGCAGCAGCATCGTGAGGTGCGTTCGGTGCTGGAGAGTTATCGGAAGGGAGTGGTGGTAGCGCCTAAGGCCGGGTTGCTGGGGGATGGGGCCGGGTTGTTGGTGTTTGTGGCGCAGGTGGTGAATTTGGTGGTGGTGCGCGGGGAAACATTAGCTCAGCCTGATAAATCTCGAAATGAAAGCGCATATCGGAACGCACAAGCAGCAACCGCTGCAGCTGGATTTGGTGCAGCGCAAGGCATCGCCGATACAGCCCTGAGTGCTCATGCTGCAGAGCTGGCAAAAAACCTGAAGAAAGCGGAGCTTTTGGGTGTTCATGTCCAGATGGGGAAATTGCACATCGCTCTTGGGGTAGGCAGTTATCCCGCAGGAATGATTGCAGCGGCCATGAGCCTCTCCAACTCTCATAGCAACTGGCAAGACGCTGTTCGCAAAGGCAACACCGACGCCCAGAACGGTGCTGTGATGAGCATGCTGGCCAACGGCGGATTTCTGGTCAGCAATTCCTACGGTGCTTTGCAGACAGGCATCGCCTTCAAACACGTATTAGCTACAGCCCGTAACTCTCCTGCCAGAGTCGCCGCTTGGGCTGCAGCCGGTACACGCCTATCCACGGTGTTTTTCCGCTTCAACGTCGCAGGGATTTTCCTCACCGCCCTTGAGCTGTGCGGCAGTTGGTACTACAACCGCAACAATCTCAGTCGCCACGACCGCTGGTTGCTTGGCACGCCATGGGGTCAGGGGCGGGATCCGGACCTGTGCGTTTCATTACCTCTTGATGATTACCTCAAAGATCTGCGCTGGTATTACCAAGCTCCACGCATGCAAATCATACCGAGCAGCAATAACGGAGCTCGACAGTTCTTGCTGCATTTCCCGATGTTGTCTGCTGCCGAGCTGACAAAACCTGTAGGCAGTCACGCCAGCGCTAGCGTGCTCAATATTGGTGGCTACCAGGTTGCTCGTGAACAAACCGGGCGGGACCGTACCCCAGAGTGCTGGAGGCCCTTAGGCGAGGCGCTGGAAGATCGCATGCACATCAAGCAACTCAACCCCTTGATTGTGGAATTCACGGACTTGCGCAGCCTGATCAAGCCAGAGGTGCTCAGTTACTCCGACGTCGTGCTTTCAATCCAGCTAGGGCTCATCACGCCGAAAGGGCAATACGAAGCCAACGTCTACGAGGTGCGCTTCCCGGTGTTGGATGAAAGCGGCGACTTCCCGGCGGTGGACCTCGATCCACCAGGAGAGTGCGAGTACTTCAAGATCCACCCAGACCTCATGCCTGAGGTGAAGAAATAA
- a CDS encoding dipeptidase — MSPAELHADSIVIDGLIIAKWNRELFEDMRKGGLTMANCTVSVWEGFQATIDSICKSQKLMRENSDLVMPVRTTADIRKAKEQGKTGILFGFQNAHAYEDQIGYVEIFKQLGVGIVQMCYNTQNLVGTGCYERDGGLSGFGREIVAEMNRVGVMCDLSHVGSKTSEEVILESKKPVCYSHCLPSGLKEHPRNKSDEELKFIADHGGFVGVTMFAPFLAKGIESTIDDYAEAIEYVMNIVGEDSIGIGTDFTQGHGQDFFEYLTHDKGYARRLTSFGKIINPLGIRTVGEFPNLTETLLKRGHAERTVRKIMGENWVNVLADVWGE, encoded by the coding sequence ATGAGCCCAGCCGAATTGCACGCCGACAGCATCGTTATTGACGGGCTGATCATCGCCAAGTGGAACCGTGAGCTGTTCGAAGACATGCGCAAAGGCGGCCTGACTATGGCCAACTGCACCGTGTCGGTGTGGGAAGGCTTTCAGGCAACCATCGACAGCATCTGCAAAAGCCAGAAGCTGATGCGCGAGAACAGCGACCTGGTGATGCCTGTGCGCACCACCGCCGACATTCGCAAGGCCAAGGAGCAGGGCAAGACCGGCATCCTGTTCGGCTTCCAGAATGCCCATGCCTATGAAGACCAGATCGGCTATGTCGAGATCTTCAAGCAGCTGGGCGTGGGCATCGTGCAGATGTGCTACAACACCCAGAACCTGGTGGGCACCGGCTGCTACGAGCGCGATGGCGGGTTGTCAGGTTTCGGTCGTGAAATCGTCGCGGAAATGAACCGCGTGGGCGTGATGTGCGACCTGTCACACGTGGGCTCCAAGACGTCCGAAGAAGTCATCCTCGAATCGAAAAAACCGGTCTGCTACTCCCACTGCCTGCCGTCCGGCCTTAAAGAACATCCACGCAACAAGTCAGACGAAGAGCTCAAGTTCATCGCCGATCATGGCGGTTTCGTCGGCGTCACCATGTTTGCGCCGTTTCTGGCCAAGGGCATCGAGTCGACCATCGACGACTACGCCGAAGCTATTGAATACGTGATGAACATCGTCGGCGAAGACTCCATCGGCATCGGCACTGACTTCACCCAGGGGCACGGCCAGGACTTCTTCGAGTATCTGACCCACGACAAGGGCTACGCGCGCCGCCTGACCAGCTTCGGCAAGATCATCAACCCGCTGGGCATCCGCACCGTGGGCGAGTTCCCGAACCTGACCGAAACCCTGCTCAAACGCGGCCATGCCGAGCGCACGGTGCGCAAGATCATGGGCGAGAACTGGGTGAACGTTCTCGCGGACGTTTGGGGCGAATAA
- a CDS encoding electron transfer flavoprotein subunit beta: MRPDLLNAPVDKAPLHIISLVSIGAHPTSGRARRAEQDARAVELGLQLAGDNLHVLHAGNAHEPALRAYLGMGLDQLHVLEQPENADALPALSDYIRESGVQMVLTGSQAETGEGSGMLPFLLAEKLGWPLVVGLAEVESLDSGSALVLQALPRGQRRRLKVRLPFLATVDNAAPKPRQSAYGPSQRGTLDAEQVEIISDELLTGSALQPAKPRPKRLKVIKAKSGADRMKAATAKASGGGGQVLKGVTPEAGAEAILKLLIEEGVVR; this comes from the coding sequence ATGCGGCCTGATCTCTTGAATGCGCCTGTGGATAAAGCGCCGTTGCACATCATCAGCCTCGTCTCCATTGGCGCGCACCCGACTTCCGGCCGCGCCCGTCGCGCCGAGCAGGATGCCCGCGCAGTCGAGCTGGGCCTGCAACTGGCTGGGGATAACTTGCACGTGCTGCATGCGGGCAATGCTCATGAGCCTGCCTTGCGTGCCTACCTGGGCATGGGGCTGGATCAGTTGCACGTATTGGAACAGCCGGAAAACGCCGACGCATTGCCTGCGTTGAGTGATTACATCCGGGAGTCAGGTGTGCAGATGGTGCTCACTGGCAGCCAGGCAGAAACCGGTGAAGGCTCAGGCATGCTGCCGTTCCTGCTGGCGGAAAAGCTCGGCTGGCCACTGGTGGTCGGTCTGGCTGAAGTGGAATCGCTCGACAGTGGTTCAGCGCTGGTGTTGCAAGCGCTGCCCCGTGGTCAGCGGCGGCGCTTGAAAGTGCGTCTGCCGTTTCTCGCTACGGTGGATAACGCCGCGCCCAAACCTCGGCAAAGCGCCTACGGCCCTTCACAGCGCGGCACGCTCGATGCCGAGCAGGTGGAAATCATCAGTGACGAGCTGCTCACCGGATCGGCGCTGCAACCAGCCAAACCACGGCCAAAGCGCTTGAAAGTCATCAAGGCCAAAAGCGGCGCCGACCGCATGAAAGCGGCCACTGCCAAAGCCAGCGGCGGCGGCGGGCAAGTGCTCAAGGGCGTGACGCCCGAAGCCGGGGCTGAGGCAATCCTCAAGCTGTTGATTGAAGAGGGTGTGGTGCGCTGA
- a CDS encoding putative iron-binding membrane protein has translation MLNTLLPILLFAALGLGVLGALRRMNMWRNGRASKVDLLGGLLAMPKRYMVDLHHVVARDKYIANTHVGTAGGAVASIVLAILVHGFGLHNQILGYALLLASAAMFGGAIFMFLRRLNPPARLSKGPWMRLPKSLLAFSASFFLLTLPVAGILPADFGGWVLAAILAVGVLWGVSELFLGMTWGGPMKHAFAGALHLAWHRRAERFGGGRSTGLKPLDLSDKTAPLGVEKPEDFTWNQLLGFDACVQCGKCEAACPAFAAGQPLNPKKLIQDMVVGLAGGTDAKFAGSPYPGKEIGLHSGNPHQPIVNGLVDSDTLWSCTTCRACVEECPMMIEHVDAIVDMRRHLTLEKGATPNKGAEVLENLIATDNPGGFAPGGRLNWAADLNLDLLSDRQSVDVLFWVGDGAFDMRNQRTLRAFVKVLNAAQVDFAVLGLEERDSGDVARRLGDEATFQMLAKRNIQTLNKYRFKRIVTCDPHSFHVLKNEYGAFDGNYLVQHHSTYMAELISGGALSLGQHKGASVTYHDPCYLGRYNGEYEAPRDVLRALGIEVKEMQRSGFRSRCCGGGGGAPITDIPGKQRIPDMRMEDIRETGAEVVAVGCPQCTAMLEGVVEPRPLIKDIAELVADALVEEVIPSKPAPTKREPAEVH, from the coding sequence ATGCTAAATACTTTGCTTCCAATCCTGCTGTTCGCTGCTCTGGGCCTGGGTGTCCTCGGCGCTTTGCGGCGGATGAATATGTGGCGCAACGGCCGGGCTTCGAAAGTCGACCTGCTCGGCGGGCTGCTGGCCATGCCCAAGCGCTACATGGTGGATTTGCACCACGTCGTGGCCCGGGACAAATACATCGCCAACACCCACGTCGGCACAGCGGGCGGGGCGGTGGCGTCTATCGTGCTGGCGATACTGGTACATGGTTTCGGCCTGCATAACCAGATCCTTGGCTACGCCCTGTTGCTGGCCTCGGCGGCGATGTTCGGTGGCGCAATCTTCATGTTCCTGCGTCGCCTCAATCCCCCGGCTCGCCTGTCCAAAGGCCCGTGGATGCGCCTGCCGAAAAGTCTGTTGGCCTTCTCCGCCAGCTTTTTCCTGCTGACCTTGCCAGTGGCGGGCATCCTGCCTGCGGATTTTGGCGGCTGGGTATTGGCCGCGATTCTGGCGGTGGGCGTGCTGTGGGGCGTTTCGGAATTATTCCTGGGCATGACCTGGGGCGGGCCGATGAAGCATGCCTTCGCTGGCGCGTTGCACCTGGCCTGGCACCGCCGCGCCGAACGCTTTGGCGGTGGTCGTTCCACTGGGCTCAAGCCGCTGGACCTGAGCGACAAAACCGCACCGCTGGGCGTTGAAAAACCCGAGGATTTCACCTGGAACCAACTGCTGGGTTTTGACGCCTGTGTGCAGTGCGGCAAATGCGAAGCGGCGTGCCCGGCGTTTGCGGCGGGGCAGCCGTTGAACCCTAAAAAGCTTATCCAGGATATGGTGGTCGGCCTGGCGGGCGGCACCGATGCAAAATTCGCCGGCAGCCCCTATCCCGGCAAAGAGATTGGTCTGCACAGCGGCAACCCTCATCAACCCATCGTCAACGGCCTGGTGGACTCAGACACTCTGTGGTCCTGCACCACGTGCCGCGCCTGCGTCGAAGAATGCCCGATGATGATCGAGCACGTGGACGCCATCGTCGACATGCGCCGCCACCTGACCCTGGAAAAAGGTGCGACCCCGAACAAGGGCGCCGAAGTCCTGGAGAACCTCATCGCCACCGACAACCCCGGCGGTTTCGCTCCGGGCGGGCGATTGAACTGGGCGGCGGACCTGAACCTTGATCTGCTCAGTGACAGGCAGTCTGTCGACGTCCTGTTCTGGGTCGGTGATGGCGCGTTCGATATGCGTAATCAGCGGACCTTGCGCGCCTTCGTCAAAGTCCTCAACGCGGCACAAGTCGACTTCGCGGTGCTGGGGCTGGAAGAGCGGGACAGCGGCGACGTGGCCCGTCGCCTGGGTGACGAAGCCACCTTCCAGATGCTCGCCAAACGCAACATTCAGACTCTGAACAAGTACCGCTTCAAACGCATCGTCACCTGCGACCCGCACAGCTTCCATGTCCTGAAAAACGAGTACGGCGCGTTCGATGGCAACTACCTCGTCCAACACCACAGCACCTACATGGCCGAGTTGATTTCCGGTGGCGCGCTCAGTCTGGGTCAGCACAAAGGCGCCAGCGTGACTTATCACGACCCGTGCTACCTGGGCCGTTACAACGGTGAATATGAAGCACCGCGAGATGTGTTGCGGGCGCTGGGCATCGAGGTCAAGGAAATGCAGCGCTCCGGTTTCCGCTCCCGCTGCTGTGGCGGTGGTGGCGGTGCGCCGATCACGGATATCCCCGGCAAGCAGCGAATCCCCGACATGCGCATGGAAGACATCCGCGAGACGGGTGCAGAAGTGGTCGCCGTCGGCTGCCCGCAATGCACCGCGATGCTCGAAGGCGTGGTCGAGCCGCGTCCGCTGATCAAGGACATTGCCGAACTGGTGGCCGATGCGCTGGTGGAGGAGGTTATCCCCAGCAAACCTGCGCCAACCAAACGTGAACCTGCGGAGGTCCACTGA
- a CDS encoding dimethylglycine catabolism protein DgcA produces the protein MAFEAMFQPIQIGKLTIRNRVLSTAHAEVYATDGGMTTDRYVKYYEEKAKGGIGLAICGGSSSVAIDSPQSWWKSVNLATDNIIPHFQNLADAMHKHGAKIMIQITHMGRRSRWDGDHWPTLLSPSGIREPVHRATCKTIEPEEIWRVIGNYASAAARAKAGGLDGVELSAVHQHMIDQFWSPRVNKRTDEWGGSFENRMRFGLEVIKAVRKEVGPDFCVGLRLCGDEFHPDGLSHEDMKEIAKYYDQTGMIDFIGVVGSGCDTHNTLANVIPNMSYPPEPFLHLAAGIKEVVKAPVLHAQNIKDPNQATRILEGGYVDMVGMTRAHIADPHLIAKIKMGQIDQIKQCVGANYCIDRQYQGLDVLCIQNAATSREYMGVPHIIEKSTGAKRKVVIVGAGPAGMEAARVSAERGHDVTLFEKKEFIGGQITTASKAPQRDQIAGITRWFQLELARLKVDLRLGTAADAATILDLRPDIVVLAVGGHPFVEQNEHWGAAEGLVVSSWDILDGKVAPGKNVLVYDTICEFTGMSTADFLADKGSQVEIVTDDIKPGVAIGGTSFPTYYRSMYPKEVIMTGDMMLEKVYREGDKLVAVLENEYTGAKEERVVDQVVVENGVRPDEELYYALKADSRNKGQIDIEALFAIKPQPCLSEPGDGYLLFRIGDCVAQRNTHAAIYDGLRLCKDF, from the coding sequence ATGGCTTTCGAAGCGATGTTTCAGCCTATCCAGATAGGCAAACTCACGATCCGCAATCGGGTATTGAGCACCGCGCATGCCGAGGTCTACGCCACCGATGGCGGCATGACCACGGACCGCTATGTGAAGTACTACGAGGAAAAAGCCAAGGGCGGGATTGGCCTGGCGATTTGTGGTGGTTCATCCAGCGTCGCTATCGACAGCCCGCAAAGCTGGTGGAAGTCGGTCAACCTGGCGACCGACAACATCATCCCGCACTTCCAGAATCTTGCGGACGCCATGCACAAGCACGGCGCCAAGATCATGATCCAGATTACCCATATGGGCCGTCGCTCGCGCTGGGACGGCGACCACTGGCCGACGCTGCTATCGCCTTCGGGCATCCGTGAGCCGGTGCACCGTGCGACGTGCAAAACCATCGAGCCGGAAGAAATCTGGCGCGTGATCGGCAATTACGCCAGCGCTGCGGCGCGTGCCAAGGCCGGTGGTCTGGACGGCGTCGAGCTCTCGGCGGTGCACCAGCACATGATCGACCAGTTCTGGAGCCCGCGAGTCAATAAGCGGACTGACGAATGGGGCGGCAGCTTCGAAAACCGCATGCGTTTTGGTCTGGAAGTGATCAAGGCCGTGCGCAAGGAAGTCGGCCCTGATTTCTGCGTGGGCCTGCGTTTGTGCGGCGACGAATTCCATCCCGATGGCTTGAGCCACGAGGACATGAAGGAGATCGCCAAGTACTACGACCAGACCGGCATGATCGACTTCATCGGCGTGGTGGGTTCAGGTTGCGACACCCACAACACCCTGGCCAACGTCATTCCGAACATGAGTTATCCACCGGAGCCTTTTCTGCACTTGGCGGCCGGGATCAAGGAAGTGGTCAAGGCGCCTGTACTGCACGCGCAGAACATCAAGGACCCGAACCAGGCCACACGGATTCTGGAGGGCGGTTACGTCGACATGGTCGGCATGACCCGCGCGCACATCGCCGACCCGCACTTAATCGCCAAGATCAAGATGGGCCAGATCGACCAGATCAAACAGTGCGTCGGCGCCAACTATTGCATCGACCGCCAGTATCAGGGCCTCGACGTTCTGTGCATTCAGAACGCCGCGACGTCCCGTGAGTACATGGGCGTGCCGCACATCATCGAAAAATCCACCGGTGCAAAACGCAAGGTGGTGATCGTGGGTGCCGGGCCTGCGGGCATGGAAGCGGCGCGGGTGTCTGCCGAGCGCGGCCATGACGTGACGCTGTTCGAGAAGAAAGAATTCATCGGCGGGCAAATCACCACGGCATCGAAGGCTCCGCAGCGTGACCAGATCGCCGGCATCACCCGCTGGTTCCAGCTGGAATTGGCGCGTTTGAAAGTCGATCTGCGTCTGGGAACAGCTGCTGATGCGGCAACCATTCTCGACCTGCGCCCGGACATCGTGGTGCTGGCGGTGGGTGGTCACCCATTCGTGGAGCAGAACGAACATTGGGGCGCGGCTGAAGGCCTGGTGGTCAGCAGCTGGGACATCCTCGACGGCAAGGTTGCGCCGGGCAAGAACGTGCTGGTCTACGACACTATTTGCGAGTTCACCGGGATGTCGACTGCCGACTTTTTGGCCGACAAAGGCAGCCAGGTGGAAATCGTCACGGACGATATCAAGCCGGGCGTGGCGATTGGCGGTACGTCGTTCCCCACCTACTACCGCAGCATGTACCCCAAAGAAGTGATCATGACCGGCGACATGATGCTGGAAAAGGTTTACCGCGAAGGCGACAAGTTGGTGGCGGTGCTGGAGAACGAATACACCGGTGCCAAGGAAGAGCGGGTAGTGGATCAGGTGGTCGTCGAAAACGGCGTGCGCCCGGACGAAGAGTTGTATTACGCACTCAAGGCCGACTCGCGCAACAAGGGCCAGATCGACATCGAGGCCCTGTTCGCCATCAAGCCGCAGCCCTGCTTGAGCGAACCGGGTGACGGGTACTTGTTGTTCCGGATCGGCGACTGCGTGGCACAGCGCAATACACACGCGGCGATTTATGACGGCTTGCGGCTTTGCAAGGATTTCTAA